The following DNA comes from Anopheles coustani chromosome 2, idAnoCousDA_361_x.2, whole genome shotgun sequence.
TCGTGTTTCTTGCGATTATGTTACACAAAGCACCGGCAGCTTTCGGACTGGTCAGCTTCCTGCTCCACGAGGGAGTCGAGAGGGATCGTATTCGAAAgcacctgcttatttttgcctTGGCTGCCCCGGCACTGACCCTGCTGACCTACTTTGGCATCGGTAGCGAGCAGAAGGAAACGCTCGAATCGCTTAACGCCACCGGAATAGCCATGCTGTTTTCGGCAGGCACTTTCTTGTACGTTGCCACGGTACACGTGCTGCCCGAGCTGACGCACCGAAGTGGTCACGGGCATGGCCACAGTCACGCGATTCATCATGGAAACTACAGTCTACTTGAGCAACAACCACCATTGCCAGTCGTCAGCGGGAAACCGTCGTCTCCGGGTGGTCCAGGTGGATTACGAAACTACGAACTGGGGTTACTTATTCTGGGTGCTTTGGCACCGCTCTTCCTGACGCTTGGTCATCATCATTAGCGGAACAGTTAGGGTAATCGGACCGATATATCATCGTACGCTCAAGTCCGAATGTAGTTGTCCAACGCGGTCAACCGTTCGAAACGGTCAATGTGCTAAATGTGATTCCATATTATTGATTCAGTTGCGAATTGAGCATTTGTATGTGATTCATTCCGTTGCTGATTTCTGTTGATTTTCCCCTTCCAATTAGTGACGTGCATAAACTGTGTATCAACTCGAACCATTTAGCAATTATTGTGAAACCAGCCCTTTGCGATTGGGTTTTTATACCGTGGTACTCTTTGTACTTcgtccttttttattattatttggcTACAAGGCTGCAGCaataaaagtgaaataatgacaaaataaatcatcgtaCTGTAAGCTACCGTACTCAAATggttaattttctttaaaaaatccgCAACAGCAGGAAAACCCTTTCATCTGAGGAATATAATGTTctaattggaccatcatcattgactaaaatgtttttaacgaATTGGCCACTTCAACTACCAATTCAAATTGAGCTAGATACCTCAAATAAGCTTGTTCATCTAACCTTGGTCATATGTTGGTACCAAAGACaatcaacagacaggtcgggtcaaagctgtgtttttgctccgccattgttgtgacagttggttaaaaaagtgtttacaaaaatttcaagcatacttgtgggagatcttCGCCAATATCTTCACGAAATAGGTagttggtaattctagatcacagtatccatggttttgcggatagaaactgctcttctgtgtgaagtcacgggatatggatccttttgctcgccgTAATTCCCAAAATTAAGCGTGTTGGTTTGTCTTATACGGAGCCTTTCTCCAcaacatatttcgaacgcctcaactctttgttctttagatgaaacataccaaatttgcaattttaccccactttcttcgctgttcgtgacacgctttccagactgcatcgtcgcgtaacgcgatgTCCCCTGACAGGCGCAGAACTCCATGCAAGAAAAACCTAGCgtgattcgcgcgacatcgcgcaaggttttttttatatggagttctgCTCCTGTCaagcgacgtcgcgctgtagtgtggaccccgagtgagaagtaaacaaaattttaaccaactgtcaaaaaatttcccacggttttcggtTCGTTACGTGGTATGCggcgacctgtctgttaattaTCCTTGGTTTTACCCCACTTGcttcgcagttcgtgaaaagtagacaaaattttaaccaactgtcaaacatttttccacggttttcggctcgttagatggtatgctgcgacctgtctgttaattgaCTTTGGTTGGTACGCAATACTTGCTTCTAGCAACCTTGTTAAGAGGTAGTTTGTCAAATTCTGTTCCCTACTGTCAGTAGCAAAACGGAAAGCGAAAAGTGCGGAGGTTTCTTGAAGCCCGAGGAAGAACCAAGTCCTgcgaaggaataaaaaaacaaacgagtgAAGCGCGTTtctagaaacgaaaaaaacagaatAACAACTCGTAGCGCAGACGACAAGTACAGTATTATAACACTCCCAGGCGTTCTGCGGTGTGTTCTATTGTTTGTGTGCGAcaggaaacgaaagaaaaccgtGCACACGCACGAAAGCCAGCTTTGGCCCAAGCCCCAGAAAGTGCTCGCTACGGCTACGGATCGATTTCGATTGCGCACTGCCCTTTTCTCGTAGAAAAATCCATCAAAATGCCTGACATTGTGAAGGTAAAATGTTCGTCCCTTAAATGCGAAACCCCACCGCCCAACCCCGATCACATATTTTCATCCGGGACTCGAAGGTTTCAGAAAAAGATTTTGCATAATCCTTGTTGCTCAAACACGACGGTCAAGATGATGTGCCACTGTTTGTGTTCTGAGTACAAATCGTTTGGAATTTCCAGTTCCAATGAAAAGTACAAATGTTAATCGTGAAAATAGTTCCGTATAAAATTTCGATGCACATCCTTCCATCTTCCAAAACAACGCCCTATCCAGCTTATCAGTGGTTGTGAAAGAAATACGCGTAGGAGTAGAATTGCAACGTCTcacggtggtggaaaatagaATTGATGCGTAACACAAATCTACCGTTGTTAACTAGTAAAgccaattttaaaacaatgtacATGACCAACTAAAACGTCGATTTATAAAGACCTGTGACTACGAAATCATAATTCAGCATATTGACTCCGTAACGGGAATTACATTTTTACCCAAAGATACAAAACCTTCGACGAATGCGAACTAGGTGGGACTAGGAATAAAAAATGCCAATTCTATAGTGCTAAAATGTGAATACAATCTATTGTTTGAAGTGGACAATGTGATCAATACTTGTCGTGCAAATTGTGCCTGCCCTGTACTTAAAtgcttcgttttatttttccatcctccaTCCCTCGTTTGTAGATTTCAGGGGATCACATCCTGATATACGAGGCATACTACAAACAGGTGAGTCTAAGGAAATTGCTATCATGACCGTAGAACCATTTGAGGAGAAACAACGTTTATCAAGGACCACCGGAAATGGTGTTCCTTAGATGTACACTTTCAATGGCAACCCGTGGTGTACGCTTTCCTGCGAAGTAAACAGTTACGTCCTACCGTTAGTGAggtggaaaaatcgataatcCGATTTGACGAAAGCTGGTTCATCgtgtagaaaaaagaaatcactAACAGCGCGTGTAAACTAAGGGTGACTGGGAAAAATAAGAAGCTTATCCAAAACAAAGTATTTTTACGTGGTCTGTTGCGCAGCAATCGGCTATTGTGACCTTTTTTTTAGCTAGAAATTTGAACCAAACCGATTTTAATTGTCTTTACGCAGAGAATAGATAAATGGTTCTTTAGAATGAGGATtctttaaaaatgtatattgCTAGCTAAGGACAATGTTTATCCGCAGCTTGATCCTAAAGAAACGAATGAAATCGGTGCATTGGATGCGGCGAAATTCCTCAAGAAATCTGGCCTCAGCGATGTCGTCCTCAGCCGCATCTGGGATCTGTCCGACCCGACTGGCCAGGGCTACCTTACCAAGGAGGGTTTCTTCGTTGCGCTGAAGCTGATCGGTCTTGCACAGGAAGGCTCGGAAATCAACCTCAAGAACATCTGCAATGAGCTGTCGAAGCCACCGAAAGTGGTAAGTAGCCGAAACGGTCCTGAGAAGTATACTGAAGTGCTAATTATCGtgctctgtttttgttttagggTGACTTACCAAAGGTACCGGCGCAGGTGAAACTGCTACCGGCCGAAAGCACAGACTGGTCGATGAAGCCGGAAAGACGTCAGCAGTATGAGAACCTTTTCGAGTCGCTCGGCCCCATGAACGGTCTGCTGCCGGGAGCAAAGGTTCGCTCGACGCTGATGAACTCCAAGCTGCCGGTAGAAACACTCGGTCGCATCTGGGATTTGGCCGACCAGGACCGGGACGGAAGTTTGGACAAGCACGAGTTCTGTGTGGCCATGCATCTGGTGTACGAAGCGCTGGACAAACGTGCCATCCCGGCCATGTTGCCGCCGCAGTTACAGCGTAACTATGCTCCTCCATCGCAAAACGGTGGCTTCGATGCgttcggtggtggtgcagcCGATGGTGGAGGATTTGTGGCAAACTTCCCGACCGACATTGCACCTCCGCCGGTCGTGCCACCGCTGCCGGCCGCTTTGGCCCGTCCACCGCCGCCGGCCACAGGAATGGCTCCGATCATTCCTCCCGTCCCGATGGTGCCGCTCGTGCCCACCGGTGGTGGGGCTCCGATCGAGGTGACCAGCTGGGTTGTGTCTCCGCTGGAGCGCTGCAAGTACGAAGAGATTTTCAACAACAGCGATACCGATCGAGACGGGCTCGTGTCGGGACTGGAGATTAAGGACGTTTTCATTAAGTCGGGCG
Coding sequences within:
- the LOC131262996 gene encoding zinc transporter ZIP9 — encoded protein: MDEVTMLLALVIVMLVGSYLAGNIPLIMSLSEEKLKNVSIFGAGLLVGTALTVIIPEGIRSLYDERSLEQAAKGHGTASGLSVEEHKHEHSNDEHSGTIGLSLVLGFVFMMLVDQVSSRRTEGSNERNLTATIGLVVHAAADGVALGAAATTSHSDVEIIVFLAIMLHKAPAAFGLVSFLLHEGVERDRIRKHLLIFALAAPALTLLTYFGIGSEQKETLESLNATGIAMLFSAGTFLYVATVHVLPELTHRSGHGHGHSHAIHHGNYSLLEQQPPLPVVSGKPSSPGGPGGLRNYELGLLILGALAPLFLTLGHHH